One window from the genome of Amycolatopsis sp. NBC_01480 encodes:
- a CDS encoding S9 family peptidase produces MRPADIEALVVPGRPALRGELLITAVQRPDLESDSGHSALRRVDLGGGEAPWTHGPHDAAPSISPDGRWVAFLRAGEGTGADGSPQVHVMPTGGGEAKRLTSLHLGADAAVWAPDSRRLAFTARVPEAGRYGTATADGTTPEPPAEAPRRITRFDYRIDDVGFLRDRVKRLFVVDIDADPAAGLEPISPAGYDVDHPVWTPDGERLVVVVPQDWDRVETDYRDLVSFPAAGGEPELLVQCHGAADLPVFGPDGTLFFYGTSYEDGHFEANNIGLYAAVLGDGGPAEARRLTDIETVDLEIGAGPAIPLGDEVLVVARDRGAAELRAVPVKADAAPLESLRVLHGGHLAVRGFAADGDTVVAVVATPETSGDVVVLTAAGGPRVLTDYSKTLRDKGLCAVEELNTTAPDGYPVHGWVVLPEGEGPHPVLRVVHGGPFAPQDWAVFDEAQVYASAGYAVVLGNPRGSAGYGQSHGRAITHAFGTVDVDDVLALLDKALERPDLDPSRVGIMGGSYGGFMTSWVASHHPERFKAAWSERAVNAWDSMVGSSDIGYTFVDSYIGSDPEVQRDRSPLTYAADISIPFAVVHSEQDWRCPLEQAQRMFVALRKAGADAEFLLFPGEGHELTRSGRPRHRVQRFEAVLEWWSRHLG; encoded by the coding sequence ATGCGTCCTGCCGACATCGAAGCCCTTGTCGTCCCCGGCCGTCCCGCGCTGCGGGGTGAGCTGCTGATCACCGCGGTGCAGCGTCCGGACCTGGAGTCCGACTCCGGGCACAGCGCGCTGCGCCGGGTGGACCTCGGCGGCGGGGAGGCGCCGTGGACCCACGGGCCGCACGACGCGGCGCCGTCGATCTCACCGGACGGGCGCTGGGTGGCGTTCCTCCGCGCCGGCGAGGGCACCGGCGCCGACGGCAGCCCGCAGGTGCACGTGATGCCGACCGGCGGCGGTGAGGCCAAGCGGCTGACGTCGCTGCACCTGGGCGCGGACGCGGCGGTGTGGGCGCCGGACTCGCGCCGGCTCGCGTTCACTGCCCGGGTGCCGGAAGCCGGTCGCTACGGCACCGCGACCGCGGACGGCACGACGCCGGAGCCGCCCGCCGAGGCCCCGCGCCGGATCACGCGTTTCGACTACCGCATCGACGACGTCGGCTTCCTGCGGGACCGGGTGAAGCGGCTCTTCGTGGTTGACATCGACGCTGACCCCGCGGCCGGACTGGAACCCATTTCGCCCGCCGGCTACGACGTGGACCATCCCGTGTGGACACCCGACGGCGAGCGCCTGGTCGTGGTGGTGCCGCAGGACTGGGACCGGGTGGAGACCGACTACCGCGACCTGGTCTCGTTCCCGGCCGCGGGCGGCGAGCCCGAGCTGCTCGTGCAGTGCCACGGTGCCGCCGATCTGCCCGTGTTCGGCCCGGACGGCACCCTGTTCTTCTACGGAACGTCCTATGAGGACGGTCATTTCGAGGCCAACAACATCGGCCTGTACGCCGCCGTCCTGGGCGACGGTGGCCCGGCCGAGGCGCGCCGGCTGACCGACATCGAGACCGTCGACCTCGAAATCGGTGCGGGCCCGGCGATCCCGCTCGGCGACGAGGTCCTGGTGGTCGCGCGTGACCGCGGCGCGGCCGAGCTGCGCGCCGTGCCGGTGAAGGCCGACGCGGCGCCGTTGGAGAGCCTGCGCGTGCTGCACGGCGGGCACCTCGCGGTCCGCGGGTTCGCCGCGGACGGCGACACGGTGGTCGCCGTGGTCGCGACGCCGGAGACTTCCGGTGACGTCGTGGTGCTCACCGCGGCCGGCGGCCCCCGCGTGCTCACGGACTACTCGAAGACGTTGCGGGACAAGGGCCTTTGCGCGGTCGAGGAGCTGAACACCACCGCGCCCGACGGCTACCCGGTGCATGGCTGGGTGGTGCTGCCCGAGGGCGAGGGCCCGCACCCGGTGCTGCGCGTCGTGCACGGCGGCCCGTTCGCCCCGCAGGACTGGGCGGTGTTCGACGAGGCCCAGGTGTACGCCTCCGCCGGATACGCCGTGGTGCTCGGCAACCCGCGCGGCTCGGCGGGCTACGGGCAGAGCCACGGCCGCGCGATCACCCACGCGTTCGGCACCGTCGACGTCGACGACGTGCTGGCGCTGCTGGACAAGGCGCTGGAGCGGCCCGACCTCGACCCGTCGCGGGTGGGAATCATGGGCGGCTCGTACGGCGGGTTCATGACCAGCTGGGTCGCCTCGCACCACCCGGAGCGGTTCAAGGCCGCCTGGAGCGAGCGCGCGGTGAATGCGTGGGACTCGATGGTCGGCAGCTCCGACATCGGCTACACCTTCGTCGACTCCTACATCGGCTCCGACCCCGAAGTCCAGCGCGACCGCAGCCCGCTCACCTACGCCGCGGACATCTCCATCCCGTTCGCCGTGGTGCACTCCGAGCAGGACTGGCGGTGCCCGCTGGAGCAGGCGCAGCGCATGTTCGTGGCCCTGCGCAAGGCGGGCGCCGACGCGGAGTTCCTGCTGTTCCCGGGCGAGGGCCACGAGCTGACCCGCTCGGGCCGGCCGCGCCACCGCGTGCAGCGCTTCGAAGCCGTGCTCGAGTGGTGGTCGCGGCACCTCGGCTAG
- a CDS encoding TerC family protein yields MTVPLWLWIATVGGILALIAIDLFIVDHNPHAVTTGEAARWVIFYVACAVLFGIGVWVFAGHNSGVEFFTGYITEYSLSVDNLFIFMIIMASFKVPAIHQHRVLLVGILLALAMRSVFIAVGAALIAEFVWVFFLFGAVLIWTAISMLRKKDEEEEYKENAVTRWVRKFFPVTDDFHGHKYTVKVNGKRMITPMLVVIVAIGSADLLFAVDSIPAIFGITQEAFLVFTANAFALMGLRQLYFLLGGLVEKLVYLTYGLAVILAFIGAKLFVHALHEYHVAPDWLDINNWISLGVIVVVLTVTTVASLAKAKRDERAGLAAK; encoded by the coding sequence ATGACTGTCCCCCTGTGGCTGTGGATCGCAACGGTCGGCGGGATTCTCGCCTTGATCGCGATCGACCTGTTCATCGTCGACCACAATCCACACGCGGTGACCACCGGTGAGGCCGCCCGCTGGGTGATCTTCTACGTCGCCTGCGCGGTGCTCTTCGGCATCGGTGTCTGGGTGTTCGCCGGGCACAACTCCGGCGTCGAGTTCTTCACCGGGTACATCACCGAGTACTCGCTGAGCGTCGACAACCTGTTCATCTTCATGATCATCATGGCATCGTTCAAGGTGCCGGCGATCCACCAGCACCGGGTGCTGCTGGTCGGGATCCTGCTCGCGCTGGCCATGCGGAGCGTGTTCATCGCCGTCGGCGCCGCGCTGATCGCGGAGTTCGTGTGGGTCTTCTTCCTCTTCGGCGCGGTGCTGATCTGGACCGCGATCAGCATGCTGCGCAAGAAGGACGAGGAAGAGGAGTACAAGGAGAACGCGGTCACCCGGTGGGTGCGCAAGTTCTTCCCGGTGACCGACGACTTCCACGGGCACAAGTACACGGTCAAGGTCAACGGCAAGCGGATGATCACCCCGATGCTGGTGGTGATCGTCGCGATCGGCTCGGCCGACCTGCTGTTCGCGGTGGACTCGATCCCGGCCATCTTCGGCATCACCCAGGAGGCCTTCCTGGTGTTCACGGCCAACGCGTTCGCGCTGATGGGCCTGCGCCAGCTGTACTTCCTGCTCGGCGGGCTGGTCGAGAAGCTGGTGTACCTGACCTACGGGCTGGCCGTGATCCTCGCCTTCATCGGCGCGAAGCTGTTCGTGCACGCGCTGCACGAGTACCACGTGGCGCCGGACTGGCTGGACATCAACAACTGGATCTCCCTCGGCGTGATCGTGGTCGTGCTGACCGTGACCACGGTGGCGAGCCTGGCGAAGGCCAAGCGGGACGAGCGCGCCGGGCTGGCCGCGAAATAG